The Thermocrinis albus DSM 14484 genome segment GAAGACGTTGAGAACCTTCTTGACGGCAAAGCCCACCACAAAACCTGCAAACCCTCCGTAGCCCATGTCAGTGAGAATCTTCTCTATCTCCATCAGTGATACCTCATAGTACTGGGGTTGAGTATGTCAGGGTAGTTGGTGGTCATCTCGTAGTCCATCATCTGCTTTCTTATCCTTTCCAGCTCCTGTCTGTTAGGTTTGAAGGGATAACTTCTTATATCGCTGGGAGAACTGTCACCGAAGGGCCTGTTGCAGGCCACCTCTACCGTTTTACCCCTGCATCCTGATGTCATGAAAGGCCTCCCACTCCAGAATATCTCCTCAAAGGTCTCCTTAGGTATACCGAAATCTACTATCTGACCCTTCTCGTTGAACTTCATATCCTCGTAGCGGGCCATACCGTTGTCTATGAGATATCTGGCAAACTGCACTCTCCTGTACTGAGGTGCCGGACAAGGAGGCTCTTTCTCCATCATAGAACCTTCCTCTGGCCAGAAGGAGAACAGGTGTGTACGCGCCCCTAAGTCCCTCACCCTCTGTATGGTCTCTACCATCTCCTGCTCCGTCTCACCTAGTCCCACCACCAAGTGACAACCTGCGTAGCCGTCTCCCATTACGTCCACTGCCCATTCCAGAACCTTCCAGAAAGTCTCCCAGCGGTGAGGACTGTTCATAGGTCTTCCTCTCAGCTTCTCAAAGAGTTGGGGTGTTGCACAGTCAAGAGCCACCGTAACGGTATCTGCACCCAACTTCTTGTAATCCAGCATGTCTTGATAGGTGGTTCCCGTAGCATTTATCAGCAAAGAGACAAATATCTGGTCTCCCAACTCTTTCACCACCCTCTCCAGCACATACTTGGTATCAGATATAGCTCTCGGATGGGTGATCTGGGCTATACAGAGCCTTTCCACATGACCCACCTTTTTGGAGCGCTCTATAATATCTTCCAGTTTGACGGTGGGCCACTCTACCCTGATGAAGTTCTTCTTAGAGTACTCCACATCTCTCGCCTTCTGAAGAC includes the following:
- a CDS encoding radical SAM protein, coding for MDRVLLEKLTQQKESPEYLQISMAAAMTLGLVPGMFYKNTKLSCINTLLTYPSGCHATCAYCGLQKARDVEYSKKNFIRVEWPTVKLEDIIERSKKVGHVERLCIAQITHPRAISDTKYVLERVVKELGDQIFVSLLINATGTTYQDMLDYKKLGADTVTVALDCATPQLFEKLRGRPMNSPHRWETFWKVLEWAVDVMGDGYAGCHLVVGLGETEQEMVETIQRVRDLGARTHLFSFWPEEGSMMEKEPPCPAPQYRRVQFARYLIDNGMARYEDMKFNEKGQIVDFGIPKETFEEIFWSGRPFMTSGCRGKTVEVACNRPFGDSSPSDIRSYPFKPNRQELERIRKQMMDYEMTTNYPDILNPSTMRYH